The Desulfovermiculus halophilus DSM 18834 genome contains the following window.
GTGCATAGCCTGCTGCCGTCGATCATGGGGTCCTCGGCCATTGTCGTGGCCTTTGTCTTTTGCCTCATCGGGGTCTGGATCAAGATGGCCCTCTTCCCCCTGCACGGCTGGCTGCCAAATGCCTATGCCTATGCCCCGGTGTCCGCCAGCCGGATCATTGCCCCTCTGATGACCAAGGTCATGATCTACGTCATGATCCGGCTGATGCTCTCTGTGTTTGGCTACCAGTACGTCTTTGAGGACCTGCAGCTGCAGTCCTTTGTCCTGATTCTGGCCAGTGTGGCTATCCTGGCCGGGGCCCTTCTGGCCCTGGCTCAGCAGGACCTGACCAAGATGCTGGTCTATATCATCGTCTGCGAGGTGGGGTACATGGTCGGGGGGGCCTGGCTGGGCAATGCGAACGGGATGACCGGGGCCATACTGCATATCGTGAACGACGCCCTGATGACCTTTGCCCTGTTTTTGGTCCTGGGCAATATTGCCTATGTGCACAAGAAAACCTCGTTTCAAGACCTGCGGGGCATCTTTGGATCCATGCCCTGGACCATGGCCGGGTTCGTCCTGGCCGGAGTGAGCATAATCGGTGTCCCTCCCACCTGCGGGTTCTTCAGTAAATGGTATCTGATTGTCGGGGGCATCGAGGCCGGAGCGTGGATATTTGTGGCCGCCCTGATCCTGAGCAGTCTGGCCAGCGCGGTGCTTGTCTTCAGGGTGGTGGAGATCGCCTTTTTCCCTGCCGAGGATGAGGAACACGGTGGACACGGACATCAGGAGGCGGTCCTGAACGAAGCGCCTCTTCCCATGCTTGGATCCCTGGGGCTGGTTGGGGCGGGACTGATTGCAGTCGGTGTGTGGTCAGGATTTGTGGTTCAGAAAATCATCGTGCCCTTTGTGCACCAAGGTATGAGCTGATGGATCAGATAGTCTCTCTTCGCCCCCTGTTTGCCGTTCTGGTCTCCATGCTGGTTATCCCGGTTCTGCTCTCCAGTGGCAGGCGGCCGAATGTCCGCGAAGCGTGGACATTTGTGGCCGGGCTGATCAAGTTCGGATTGGTGGTCTCCATGCTTCCGGCTGTTCTAGGCGGCCAGGAGTTTGTGCTCACTCTGGCCACGCCTTTCCCCGGCGTGCCCATTGCCCTTCGGGTCGATGCCCTGGGTATCCTGTTCGCCCTGGTGGCCTCCTTTTTGTGGATCTTTACCAGTCTGTACTCCATCGGGTATATGCGCGGGCTGAATGAGCATGCCCAGACCAGGTTCTTCGCCTATTTCGCCCTGGCCTTGTCCAGCACCATCGGCGTCGCGTTCTCCGCCAATCTGTTCACCCTGTATCTGTTCTACGAGATGCTCTCCCTGTGCACGTACCCTCTGGTCACCCATCACCAGGACCGGGAGGCCCGGATATCGGGGCGCAAGTATCTGGGGTTTATCCTGGGCACCTCGGTGGGCCTGGTCCTGCCCGGAATGCTGTACTGCTATCATCTGGCCGGAACCCTGGATTTTACTGCCGCCGGGATTCTGGCCGGCCAGGCCCCGGCCCCGGTACTCATCCTGTTGTTTTTCGTCTTTGTCTTCGGCTTCGCCAAGGCCGGGATCATGCCTTTTCATTCCTGGCTCCCGGCGGCAATGGTCGCCCCCACCCCGGTCAGCGCCCTGCTGCACGCGGTCGCAGTGGTCAAGGTTGGGGTGTTCAGCATTGTCAGGATCAGCACAG
Protein-coding sequences here:
- a CDS encoding monovalent cation/H+ antiporter subunit D family protein, giving the protein MDQIVSLRPLFAVLVSMLVIPVLLSSGRRPNVREAWTFVAGLIKFGLVVSMLPAVLGGQEFVLTLATPFPGVPIALRVDALGILFALVASFLWIFTSLYSIGYMRGLNEHAQTRFFAYFALALSSTIGVAFSANLFTLYLFYEMLSLCTYPLVTHHQDREARISGRKYLGFILGTSVGLVLPGMLYCYHLAGTLDFTAAGILAGQAPAPVLILLFFVFVFGFAKAGIMPFHSWLPAAMVAPTPVSALLHAVAVVKVGVFSIVRISTGTFGVDLLQSLALGPALATVASVTILLASCIALSQDELKRRLAFSTISQLSYIVLGIALLSPKGMLGGVLHIVMHAFGKITLFFCAGAIMVATGKKFISQMDGLGRMMPITLGAFFIGSLSVIGLPPTGGFYSKWNLLLGAISADQVLFAGVLLVSSFLNALYFLPIVFRGFFVPQPAGEAAPGIQEAPLCCVIPLAATAGISVALFLYPGLFVSLAQMALG
- a CDS encoding complex I subunit 5 family protein, encoding MIAANYPALLVLSPLLAAFVNAALIWVDRRLCYPVTILGLAASALCAWKLLLQVLEEGAVSYWFGGWPPPMGIELYIDKLNILVLLVICVVSLVNIVASKRNIHAELGIKDATFYVIYLLFVTGILGVTATADLFNLYVLIEIASLASYGLLAMGNRDRAPWASLNYVFLGVIGASFYLLGVGYLYIMTGSLNMFDVHSLLPSIMGSSAIVVAFVFCLIGVWIKMALFPLHGWLPNAYAYAPVSASRIIAPLMTKVMIYVMIRLMLSVFGYQYVFEDLQLQSFVLILASVAILAGALLALAQQDLTKMLVYIIVCEVGYMVGGAWLGNANGMTGAILHIVNDALMTFALFLVLGNIAYVHKKTSFQDLRGIFGSMPWTMAGFVLAGVSIIGVPPTCGFFSKWYLIVGGIEAGAWIFVAALILSSLASAVLVFRVVEIAFFPAEDEEHGGHGHQEAVLNEAPLPMLGSLGLVGAGLIAVGVWSGFVVQKIIVPFVHQGMS